GTGTAAGCGTTTGTAAACGGGTATTTGATTGTGATTAAAGCAGAGATTAAGGTTTAAAGGAAATTTGGATTTTTGAAAAGGATATTAAAATTGCAGTATTTTTGCGACATGAATATCATTATGCAACATAAGGACAAACTGGTTGAATTATGTAAAAATCATAATGTCAGCGAATTATATCTATTTGGCTCTGCTTCAAAAAACAAACTTGCTGAAAACAGCGATGTTGATTTGCTGATAACATTTGAAAATGTGAAGTTGGAAGATTATTTTGATAACTACATGGATTTGAAAGAACAGTTGGAAATTTTGTTTAGCAGACCTGTTGATCTTGTCGAGAATAATGCGATCAAAAACCCGGTTTTCAGGAAGGTTGTTGATCGCGATAAAATACTTGTCTATGACGGAAAGAGTGCTGAAGTCTTTGTATGATATGAAACTTGCAATTGATGAAATTGATTCATTCTTTATCATAAAACCAAAATCATTCCGGGATTATTCAAATGACACAATGCTAAAGCGGGCAATCGAGAGAAATCTTGAAATCATTGGCGAGGCAACAAATCGCATTCTTAAAGATAATCCGGATTTTTCAATTTCTAATGCGCATCGAATTATTGGTTTGAGAAATCAGATCATCCATGCTTACGACAGCATTTCTGATGAAAACATTTGGGGGATTGTGATCAAGCATATACCAAAATTGAGGGATGAAATTAATACCCTGATTAACGAGGG
The sequence above is drawn from the Bacteroidales bacterium genome and encodes:
- a CDS encoding nucleotidyltransferase domain-containing protein, coding for MKRILKLQYFCDMNIIMQHKDKLVELCKNHNVSELYLFGSASKNKLAENSDVDLLITFENVKLEDYFDNYMDLKEQLEILFSRPVDLVENNAIKNPVFRKVVDRDKILVYDGKSAEVFV
- a CDS encoding DUF86 domain-containing protein, with the protein product MTERVLKSLYDMKLAIDEIDSFFIIKPKSFRDYSNDTMLKRAIERNLEIIGEATNRILKDNPDFSISNAHRIIGLRNQIIHAYDSISDENIWGIVIKHIPKLRDEINTLINEGLRDFQITP